Proteins from one Ipomoea triloba cultivar NCNSP0323 chromosome 1, ASM357664v1 genomic window:
- the LOC116032103 gene encoding polygalacturonase-like translates to MGRRVSYFFPLALTLVFLAAAATVANAMYNVESYGAKADGRTDSSAAFLKAWDAVCALNRPATILVPRGEFLLRNVLFHGEKCGNRNGITFQISGTLLAPSDYNVIGHSDAWIKFNRVTALSIIGGTLDAQGSSLWKCKNGKGGCPEGSTTLAIYDSDNVAIMGLTSQNSQKFHILIKGTRNAKLQGVKISAPEDSPNTDGIHVQSSSGVTITNSNIGTGDDCISIGPGTTNLLVQSIACGPGHGISIGSLGWSANEAGVENVKVRNVQFTGTENGVRIKTWARPSNGYVRNVLFQRATMVDVHNPIIIDQNYCPHNENCPHQSSGIKISGITFEDIHGTSATEVGVELQCSKSRPCSGITVDDVKLTYNGRPAQASCTNAACPRIFSRY, encoded by the exons ATGGGTCGTAGAGTTTCTTATTTCTTCCCACTTGCTTTGACCTTAGTTTTCTTAGCGGCGGCTGCCACGGTGGCTAATGCGATGTACAACGTGGAGAGCTACGGGGCGAAGGCGGACGGGCGGACTGACTCGTCCGCCGCCTTTTTGAAGGCCTGGGATGCGGTGTGTGCGTTGAACAGGCCGGCCACCATTTTGGTGCCGCGTGGGGAGTTCTTGCTGCGAAACGTCCTGTTTCACGGCGAGAAATGCGGGAACAGGAATGGCATAACGTTCCAGATCAGCGGAACGCTTCTCGCCCCGTCGGACTATAATGTGATTGGGCATTCCGATGCTTGGATCAAGTTCAACAGGGTCACCGCCCTTTCCATCATCGGCGGAACCCTCGACGCCCAAGGTTCCTCTCTTTGGAAATGCAAAAACGGCAAGGGTGGTTGCCCTGAGGGATCTACG ACACTGGCTATATACGACTCTGACAATGTGGCTATCATGGGACTAACTTCACAAAACAGCCAAAAGTTCCATATTTTGATAAAGGGCACCCGCAACGCCAAGCTACAAGGAGTGAAGATCTCTGCCCCGGAAGACAGCCCCAACACCGACGGAATCCACGTCCAGTCTTCCTCCGGAGTCACCATCACCAATTCCAACATCGGCACCGGCGACGACTGCATCTCCATCGGTCCCGGCACCACCAACCTCTTGGTCCAAAGCATTGCTTGCGGCCCCGGCCACGGAATAAG TATTGGGAGTCTAGGGTGGTCTGCGAATGAGGCGGGAGTGGAGAACGTGAAGGTGAGGAACGTTCAGTTCACCGGAACGGAGAACGGAGTTCGGATCAAGACGTGGGCGAGGCCGAGCAATGGGTATGTGAGAAACGTTCTTTTCCAGCGGGCAACCATGGTGGACGTCCACAACCCAATCATCATTGACCAAAACTACTGTCCCCATAACGAGAACTGCCCCCACCAGTCCTCCGGCATTAAGATCAGCGGCATAACGTTTGAAGACATCCACGGGACGTCGGCGACGGAGGTGGGCGTGGAGTTACAGTGCAGCAAAAGCCGGCCGTGCAGTGGGATAACGGTGGACGACGTTAAGCTCACTTATAACGGCCGTCCAGCCCAAGCTTCCTGCACCAATGCTGCTTGCCCCCGTATCTTCAGCCGTTATTAA